In Leptodesmis sichuanensis A121, the following are encoded in one genomic region:
- a CDS encoding ArsR/SmtB family transcription factor: MTLPPVALAHVADYFKVLSELSRLQVLCCLRSGSKNVTEIMEETGLGQANVSKHLKILAQAGIVSRTPKGVSVYYEIAEPFIFDLCELVSDRLSFRLEEQSQQLKQLEGLRRPEAMMR, translated from the coding sequence ATGACCCTACCTCCCGTTGCCCTGGCACATGTAGCCGATTACTTCAAAGTCCTGTCTGAATTGAGCCGTTTACAGGTACTCTGTTGCCTGCGATCGGGATCCAAGAATGTGACAGAAATTATGGAAGAAACAGGGTTGGGGCAGGCTAATGTCTCCAAGCATCTGAAGATCCTGGCTCAGGCTGGAATCGTGTCTCGTACTCCCAAAGGTGTGAGTGTGTACTACGAAATTGCCGAACCGTTTATTTTCGATCTGTGTGAATTGGTGAGCGATCGCCTGTCCTTCCGCTTAGAAGAACAATCTCAACAACTCAAACAGTTGGAAGGTCTGCGGCGACCTGAAGCGATGATGAGATGA
- a CDS encoding ComF family protein, which produces MKGLKRLLDRGLGVLLESPCPLCQRSAPTEICNTCQRRIMACQVTPTWDKVENLPVFAWGVYSGALKQAIAALKYDNQPHLAHPLGVWMGNAWNQTHPVLTPAIVVPIPMHISKQRERGFNQAALLARSFCQATRLPLKADGLERQRATAAQFTLSNLERQQNLQDAFCLGRALLHQRPSQPILLLDDIYTTGATAQAAAKTLRDRGFQVRGIVVLARAMRMEGWKGERVG; this is translated from the coding sequence ATGAAAGGCTTGAAAAGATTACTGGATCGGGGACTGGGGGTGCTTTTGGAGTCGCCCTGTCCACTCTGTCAGCGATCGGCTCCGACTGAGATTTGCAACACCTGTCAGCGGCGGATTATGGCCTGCCAGGTGACACCAACCTGGGACAAAGTGGAGAACCTGCCAGTGTTTGCCTGGGGAGTATATAGTGGCGCGTTGAAGCAGGCGATCGCCGCTCTGAAATATGACAATCAACCTCATCTGGCTCATCCGCTGGGAGTCTGGATGGGAAATGCCTGGAATCAGACGCATCCTGTTTTGACTCCCGCGATCGTGGTTCCCATTCCCATGCACATCAGCAAACAGCGAGAACGAGGGTTTAATCAGGCGGCGTTACTGGCTCGCTCTTTTTGTCAGGCCACCCGCCTTCCCTTAAAAGCGGATGGCTTGGAACGACAGCGAGCAACAGCAGCCCAGTTCACACTGTCGAACCTGGAACGACAACAAAACTTGCAAGATGCTTTTTGCCTGGGTCGAGCCTTACTCCATCAGCGACCCTCTCAGCCTATTCTGCTGCTCGATGATATTTACACAACCGGGGCAACTGCTCAAGCCGCCGCCAAGACCCTCCGCGATCGTGGCTTTCAGGTGAGGGGCATTGTGGTGCTGGCCAGAGCAATGAGGATGGAAGGATGGAAGGGTGAGAGGGTGGGATGA